In Saimiri boliviensis isolate mSaiBol1 chromosome 12, mSaiBol1.pri, whole genome shotgun sequence, one genomic interval encodes:
- the LOC120367366 gene encoding small ribosomal subunit protein uS2-like, giving the protein MSGALDVLQMKEEDVLKFLAAGTHLGGTNLDFQMEQYIYKRKSDGICIINLRRTWEKLLLAARAIVAIENPADVSVISSRNAGQRAVLKFAAATGATPIAGRFTPGTFTNQIQAAFLEPRLLAVTDPRADHQPLTGASYVHLPTIALCNTDSPLRYVDVAIPCNNQGAHSVGLMWWMLAREVLRMRGTISREHPWEVMPDLYFYRDPEEIEKEEQAAAEKDVTKEEFQGEWTAPAPEFTATQPEVADWSEGVQVPSVPIQQFPTEDWSAQPATEDWSAAPTAQATEWVGATTEWS; this is encoded by the coding sequence ATGTCTGGAGCCCTTGATGTCCTGCAAATGAAAGAGGAGGATGTCCTTAAGTTCCTGGCAGCAGGAACCCATTTAGGTGGCACCAACCTTGACTTCCAGATGGAGCAGTatatctataaaaggaaaagtgatggcATCTGCATCATAAATCTGAGGAGGACCTGGGAGAAGCTTCTCCTGGCAGCTCGTGCCATTGTTGCCATTGAAAACCCTGCTGATGTCAGTGTCATATCCTCCAGGAATGCTGGCCAGAGGGCCGTGCTGAAGTTTGCTGCTGCCACTGGAGCCACTCCAATTGCTGGCCGCTTCACTCCTGGAACCTTCACCAACCAGATCCAGGCAGCCTTCCTGGAGCCACGGCTGCTTGCGGTTACTGACCCCAGGGCTGACCACCAGCCTCTCACGGGGGCGTCTTATGTTCACCTACCTACCATCGCTCTGTGTAACACAGATTCTCCTCTGCGCTATGTGGACGTTGCCATCCCATGCAACAACCAGGGAGCTCACTCGGTGGGTTTGATGTGGTGGATGCTGGCTCGGGAGGTTTTGCGCATGCGTGGCACCATTTCCCGTGAACACCCGTGGGAGGTCATGCCTGATCTCTACTTCTACAGAGATCCTGAAGAGATTGAAAAGGAAGAGCAGGCTGCTGCTGAAAAGGATGTGACCAAGGAGGAATTTCAGGGCGAATGGACCGCTCCCGCTCCTGAGTTCACTGCTACCCAGCCTGAGGTTGCCGACTGGTCCGAAGGCGTGCAGGTGCCCTCTGTGCCCATCCAGCAGTTCCCTACTGAAGACTGGAGCGCCCAGCCTGCCACGGAagactggtctgcagctcccactgctcAGGCCACTGAATGGGTAGGAGCAACCACTGAATGGTCTTAA
- the GNG13 gene encoding guanine nucleotide-binding protein G(I)/G(S)/G(O) subunit gamma-13, whose translation MEEWDVPQMKKEVESLKYQLSYQREMASKTIPELLKWIEDGIPKDPFLNPDLMKNNPWVEKGKCTIL comes from the exons ATGGAGGAGTGGGACGTGCCACAGATGAAGAAGGAGGTGGAGAGCCTCAAGTACCAGCTGTCCTACCAGCGAGAGATGGCCTCCAAGACCATCCCCGA GCTGCTGAAGTGGATTGAGGACGGGATCCCCAAAGACCCTTTCCTGAACCCCGACCTGATGAAGAACAACCCGTGGGTGGAGAAGGGCAAGTGCACCATCCTGTGA
- the CHTF18 gene encoding chromosome transmission fidelity protein 18 homolog: MEDYERELCGVEDDFHSQFAAELEVLAELEGASTPSPSGVPPPPAGRPPRTFEEALAGGDAASRLAAAASPGSSRGRARKRQVDAGPQPAGSPPRSPRIKRPRLQVVKKLNFRSEELEGPPPPDTPPRDVTPPPSPEDLAELWGRGVAYAAADVGLTQVSPAPRNPVLRRPPIFEDYVHVTSTEGVRAFLVLRTDPMGTGVPSPLPDVPWRGDGQLDLLGVSFASLKEQVDIERRRQLLQEAQQLSDTLHSLRSGEEETAQPLGAPEEELAASQDAAPHCLWVDEFAPRHYTELLSDDFTNRCLLKWLKLWDLVVFGHERPARKPRPSVEPARASKEAIAPGKWKSHEQVLEEMLEAGLDSCQRPRHKVALLCGPPGLGKTTLAHVIARHAGYSVVEMNASDDRSPEVFRTRIEAATQMESVLGASGKPNCLVIDEIDGAPVAAISVLLSILNRKGPQEAELQGQPVPLSGGRRRRAEGGLLMRPIICICNDQFVPSLRQLKQQAFLLHFPPTLPSRLVQRLQEVSLRRGLRADPGALAALCEKTDNDIRACINTLQFLHSQGQRELSVRDVRATRVGLKDQRRGLFSVWQEVFQLPRAQRRRVGQDPALPADTLLLGDGDAGSLTSASQRFYHVLHAAASTGEHEKVVQGLFDNFLRLRLRDSSLGAVCTALDWLAFDDLLARAAHHSQSFQLLRYPPFLPVAFHVLFASSHTPRITFPSSQQEAQSRMSQMRNLIQTLVSGIVPATRSRATPQALLLDALCLLLDILAPKLRPVSTQLYSVREKQQLASLVGTMLAYSLTYRQERTPDGQYIYRLEPNVEELCRFPELPARKPLTYQAKQLIAREIEVEKMRRAEASARAGNSPQVDGSPPGLEGLLGGSGEKGVRRPAPRNHEQRLEHIMRRAAPEEQPERDFFGRVVVRSVAAPSAGDTAPEQDSAERRMGTAVGRSQVWFRFNEGVSNAVRRSLYIRDLL, encoded by the exons ATGGAGGACTACGAGCGGGAGCTGTGCGGCGTGGAGGATGACTTCCACAGCCAGTTCGCGGCCGAGCTGGAGGTGCTGGCCGAGCTGGAAG GGGCGTCGACGCCATCGCCCTCCGGAGTGCCCCCGCCCCCTGCCGGCCGGCCCCCGCGGACGTTCGAGGAGGCCCTCGCGGGAGGGGACGCGGCCTCCCGCCTCGCCGCAGCCGCCTCTCCGGGCAGCAGCCGGGGCCGCGCCCGGAAGAGGCAGGTGGACGCGGGCCCGCAGCCGGCCGGATCCCCGCCCCGCA GCCCCAGGATCAAACGGCCCAGGCTGCAGGTGGTCAAGAAGCTGAACTTCAGGTCGGAGGAGTTGGAGGGGCCGCCGCCACCCGACACCCCACCAAGGGACGTCACCCCTCCGCCTAGCCCTGAGGACCTCGCCGAGCTGTGGGGCCGTGGTGTGGCTT ATGCTGCTGCTGACGTGGGTCTTACACAGGTCTCACCAGCCCCCCGAAATCCTGTCCTGAGACGACCCCCCATCTTCGAGGACTATGTCCACGTGACATCCACGGAGGGCGTCCGGGCCTTTCTGGTGCTGCGTACTGACCCCATGGGCACAGGGGTGCCG AGTCCTCTCCCCGATGTCCCATGGCGAGGTGATGGCCAGCTGGACCTGTTGGGTGTGTCCTTCGCCTCCCTGAAGGAGCAGGTCGACATCGAG CGGCGCCGGCAGCTGCTCCAGGAGGCCCAGCAGCTCTCAGACACCCTGCACAG CCTCAGGTCAGGGGAGGAGGAGACAGCGCAGCCTCTGGGGGCCCCCGAGGAGGAGCTGGCTGCCAGCCAAGACGCCGCCCCCCACTGCCTCTGGGTGGATGAGTTTGCGCCCCGGCACTACACGGAGCTGCTCAGTGATGAC TTCACTAACCGCTGCCTGCTCAAGTGGCTGAAGCTGTGGGACCTGGTGGTGTTTGGCCACGAGAGGCCTGCCCGGAAGCCCAGGCCCAGTGTTGAGCCGGCCCGGGCCAGTAAGGAGGCCATAGCCCCAGGCAAGTGGAAGAGCCATGAGCAGGTGCTGGAGGAGATGCTGGAGGCCGGACTGGACTCGTGCCAGCGGCCGCGGCACAAG GTGGCACTGCTGTGTGGGCCCCCGGGGCTGGGGAAGACCACCCTGGCACACGTGATCGCGCGGCACGCGGGGTACTCTGTGGTGGAGATGAACGCCAG TGACGACCGCAGCCCCGAGGTCTTCCGCACACGCATCGAGGCGGCGACGCAGATGGAGTCGGTGCTGGGTGCTAGCGGGAAGCCCAACTGCCTGGTCATCGATGAGATCGACGGGGCCCCCGTG GCTGCCATCAGCGTCCTCCTGAGCATCCTGAACCGCAAGGGCCCGCAGGAGGCGGAGCTCCAGGGCCAGCCTGTGCCTTTGAGTGGTGGGCGGCGGCGCCGGGCGGAGGGGGGGCTCCTGATGAGGCCCATTATCTGCATTTGCAATGACCA GTTCGTGCCATCCCTGCGGCAGCTGAAGCAGCAGGCCTTCCTGCTACACTTCCCGCCTactctgccctccaggctggtACAGCGTCTCCAGGAG GTTTCCCTGCGGCGGGGCCTGAGGGCCGACCCTGGGGCGCTGGCCGCCCTCTGCGAGAAAACGGACAATGACATTCGGGCCTGCATCAACACCCTGCAG TTTTTGCACAGCCAGGGCCAGCGGGAGCTGAGTGTGCGGGACGTGCGGGCCACACGCGTGGGCCTCAAGGACCAGCGCAGAGGGCTCTTCTCAGTGTGGCAGGAGGTCTTCCAGCTGCCTCGAGCCCAGAG GCGCCGTGTGGGCCAGGACCCTGCCCTGCCTGCTGACACGCTCCTTCTGGGTGACGGGGACGCAGGCTCCCTGACCTCGGCCTCACAGCGATTCTACCACGTGCTGCACGCGGCTGCCTCTACGGGCGAGCACGAGAAGGTGGTCCAG GGCCTGTTTGACAACTTCCTGCGCCTGCGCCTGCgggactccagtctgggtgccGTGTGCACGGCCCTCGACTGGCTGGCCTTCGATGACCTGCTGGCACGGGCTGCCCACCACAGCCAGAGCTTCCAGCTGCTGCGCTACCCACCCTTCCTGCCCGTGGCCTTCCATGTGCTGTTTGCCTCCAGCCACACGCCCAGGATCACCTTCCCCAGCAGCCAGCAGGAG GCCCAGAGCCGGATGAGCCAGATGAGGAACCTGATCCAGACGCTGGTGTCCGGCATCGTGCCAGCCACGCGCAGCCGGGCCACGCCCCAGGCCCTGCTCCTGGATGCGCTCTGCCTGCTCCTCGACATTCTCGCACCCAAGCTGCGCCCT GTCAGCACGCAGCTGTACAGCGTCCGCGAGAAGCAACAGCTGGCCAGCCTGGTGGGCACGATGCTCGCCTACAGCCTGACCTACCGCCAGGAGCGCACGCCCGACGGGCAGTACATCTACAGGCTTGAGCC GAATGTGGAGGAGCTCTGCCGCTTCCCTGAGCTGCCTGCCCGCAAGCCCCTCACCTACCAGGCCAAGCAGCTCATTGCCCGAGAGATTGAGGTGGAGAAGATGCGGCGGGCAGAGGCTTCAGCCCGGGCAGGGAACAGCCCCCAG GTGGACGGGAGCCCCCCAGGGCTCGAGGGTCTGCTGGGGGGCAGTGGGGAGAAAGGGGTGCGGCGACCTGCCCCACGCAACCACGAACAGCGGCTGGAGCACATCATGAGGCGCGCGGCCCCAGAGGAGCAG CCTGAGAGGGACTTCTTTGGACGTGTGGTGGTCAGGAGCGTGGCAGCGCCGAGTGCAG GGGACACGGCCCCGGAGCAGGACTCAGCGGAGCGGCGCATGGGCACGGCGGTGGGCAGGAGCCAGGTCTGGTTCCGCTTCAACGAGGGCGTCTCGAACGCGGTGCGGCGCAGCCTGTACATCCGAGACCTGCTCTAG
- the RPUSD1 gene encoding RNA pseudouridylate synthase domain-containing protein 1 isoform X1: MEPGSVENLSIVYRSRDFLVVNKHWDLRIDSKTWRETLTLQKQLRHRFPELADPGTCYGFRFCHQLDFSTSGALCVALNKAAAGSAYRCFKERRVTKAYLALLRGHIQESRVTISHAIGRNSTEGRAHTMCIEGTQGCENPKPSLTELVVLEHGLYAGDPVSKVLLKPLTGRTHQLRVHCSALGHPVVGDLTYGEPSGREDRPFRMMLHAFYLRIPTDGECVEACTPDPFLPSLDPCWSPDTLLQPLDQLVQALRATPDPDPEDGAPGPGRPPPPPTKPPETETQRASCLQWLSEWTLEPDS; encoded by the exons ATGGAGCCGGGCAGCGTGGAGAACCTGTCCATCGTGTACCGCAGCCGCGATTTCCTGGTGGTGAACAAGCACTGGGACCTTCGCATTGACAGCAAGACGTGGCGGGAGACCCTGACCCTGCAGAAGCAGCTGCGGCACCGCTTCCCGGAGCTGGCCGACCCTGGCACCTGCTATGGATTCAG GTTCTGCCACCAGCTGGACTTCTCCACCAGCGGGGCGCTGTGTGTCGCCCTGAACAAGGCAGCCGCCGGCAGCGCATACAGGTGCTTCAAGGAGCGGCGGGTGACCAAGGCTTACCTGGCACTG CTTCGGGGGCACATCCAAGAGAGCCGGGTGACCATCAGCCATGCCATCGGCAGGAACAGCACAGAAGGCCGGGCCCACACCATGTGCATTGAGGGCACGCAGG GTTGTGAGAACCCAAAGCCAAGCCTGACGGAGCTGGTGGTTCTGGAGCACGGGCTGTACGCAGGCGATCCCGTCTCCAAAGTACTGCTGAAGCCACTCACAG GTCGGACGCACCAGCTGCGTGTACACTGCAGCGCTCTGGGACACCCTGTGGTGGGAGACCTGACCTATGGGGAGCCCTCGGGCCGGGAGGACCGGCCGTTCCGAATGATGCTGCACGCCTTCTACCTTCGCATTCCCACGGATGGCGAGTGTGTGGAGGCCTGCACGCCCGaccccttcctgccctccctggACCCCTGCTGGAGCCCCGACACCCTGCTGCAGCCGCTGGACCAGCTGGTGCAGGCCTTACGGGCCACCCCTGACCCTGACCCCGAGGATGGGGCCCCTGGACCCGGCCGGCCCCCGCCACCCCCCACCAAGCCCCCTGAGACCGAAACACAGCGAGCCTCCTGCCTGCAGTGGCTGTCGGAGTGGACGTTGGAGCCAGACAGCTGA
- the RPUSD1 gene encoding RNA pseudouridylate synthase domain-containing protein 1 isoform X2: MCIEGTQGCENPKPSLTELVVLEHGLYAGDPVSKVLLKPLTGRTHQLRVHCSALGHPVVGDLTYGEPSGREDRPFRMMLHAFYLRIPTDGECVEACTPDPFLPSLDPCWSPDTLLQPLDQLVQALRATPDPDPEDGAPGPGRPPPPPTKPPETETQRASCLQWLSEWTLEPDS; encoded by the exons ATGTGCATTGAGGGCACGCAGG GTTGTGAGAACCCAAAGCCAAGCCTGACGGAGCTGGTGGTTCTGGAGCACGGGCTGTACGCAGGCGATCCCGTCTCCAAAGTACTGCTGAAGCCACTCACAG GTCGGACGCACCAGCTGCGTGTACACTGCAGCGCTCTGGGACACCCTGTGGTGGGAGACCTGACCTATGGGGAGCCCTCGGGCCGGGAGGACCGGCCGTTCCGAATGATGCTGCACGCCTTCTACCTTCGCATTCCCACGGATGGCGAGTGTGTGGAGGCCTGCACGCCCGaccccttcctgccctccctggACCCCTGCTGGAGCCCCGACACCCTGCTGCAGCCGCTGGACCAGCTGGTGCAGGCCTTACGGGCCACCCCTGACCCTGACCCCGAGGATGGGGCCCCTGGACCCGGCCGGCCCCCGCCACCCCCCACCAAGCCCCCTGAGACCGAAACACAGCGAGCCTCCTGCCTGCAGTGGCTGTCGGAGTGGACGTTGGAGCCAGACAGCTGA